Proteins encoded in a region of the Sphingomonas japonica genome:
- a CDS encoding GGDEF domain-containing phosphodiesterase → MPGRAFGRSVVWAIAALAGAVAGSLGFGAGIERGLQDLRFEVRSRAASGDVHLVEIDARSIQAIERWPWPRRNHAALVERLDAAGAEVIAFDVDFSSRSNAADDAAFARALDASRTPVILPTLRQSAGGGRSGVIDSLPIPQLRRSVALAAVSVLPDGDGQVRQAPLGVVTAGVPRPSLSAMLSGRAGVADAAFPIDYAIDPATIPRHSFIDIRDGHFDPSALAGKRVIVGATAVENGDRYAVPRYGVIPGVVIQALAVETLARGVPIAAGWQGPLLLAMLLAIGFGMARSRVALGTLLAAAPMGMLAAAIACEAWWQVQFPIVPALIGLGVAGGGMVALRIAAAARARRGIDAATGLPNRVALGRDHPGGAPVAIATARIADFDRLVASIGPGDVAALVARICDRIALTTDAATLYRIEDRLLAWRVLEDAETIGDRFAALRATMLSPVEVAGRRIDVTLAMGFAEDEAGDALRAAGNAALAADQAIAAGESWQVHAAGSEASLEQELSLMSELDEAIDRGELAVVYQPKLDLACDRITSVEALVRWNHPARGFLSPDHFIPMAERNGRIERLTLAVVHQTIADLERWAAAGHAITGAVNLSANLVSDQAFNQALRELLADAKVDPAMLTFEITESAAMIDPEGVARALAEFRKLGVRISMDDYGTGQSTLTYIKQLPLDELKIDRMFVQFAHQDRGDAVLVRSTVALAHELGIKVVAEGIEVAECLAFLRAAGCDMAQGYFISRPLPPDALLALLASGERRWAA, encoded by the coding sequence TTGCCGGGACGTGCATTCGGACGCAGCGTGGTGTGGGCGATCGCTGCGCTCGCCGGGGCGGTTGCCGGCAGCCTCGGCTTCGGTGCCGGGATCGAACGCGGGTTGCAGGATCTGCGCTTCGAGGTGCGCAGCCGCGCAGCCAGCGGGGACGTGCATCTCGTCGAGATCGATGCCCGCAGCATCCAGGCGATCGAACGCTGGCCCTGGCCGCGGCGCAACCATGCGGCGCTGGTCGAGCGCCTGGACGCGGCAGGCGCCGAAGTCATCGCCTTCGACGTCGATTTCTCGTCACGATCGAACGCGGCGGACGACGCGGCATTCGCGCGCGCGCTGGACGCGTCGCGAACGCCGGTGATCCTGCCGACGCTGCGCCAGTCGGCGGGAGGCGGACGCAGCGGTGTGATCGATTCGCTGCCGATCCCGCAATTGCGCCGGTCGGTAGCGCTGGCGGCGGTCAGCGTGCTGCCCGATGGCGACGGGCAAGTACGCCAGGCGCCGCTGGGCGTGGTCACTGCCGGCGTGCCGCGACCGTCGTTGTCGGCAATGCTGTCGGGGCGCGCCGGAGTTGCCGATGCGGCATTCCCGATCGACTATGCGATCGATCCTGCGACAATCCCGCGTCACAGCTTCATCGATATTCGCGATGGCCACTTCGACCCGTCGGCATTGGCCGGAAAGCGGGTGATCGTCGGCGCGACCGCGGTCGAGAATGGCGATCGCTATGCCGTGCCGCGCTATGGCGTCATCCCCGGCGTCGTCATCCAGGCGCTGGCGGTGGAGACGCTGGCGCGGGGCGTGCCGATCGCCGCGGGTTGGCAGGGTCCGTTGCTGCTGGCGATGCTGCTCGCCATCGGGTTTGGCATGGCGCGCTCGCGCGTCGCGCTCGGCACGCTGTTGGCGGCCGCACCGATGGGGATGCTGGCGGCGGCGATCGCCTGCGAAGCGTGGTGGCAGGTCCAGTTTCCGATCGTGCCGGCGCTGATCGGCCTCGGCGTTGCTGGCGGCGGGATGGTCGCGCTGCGGATCGCCGCTGCTGCACGCGCGCGCCGCGGAATCGATGCGGCGACGGGGCTTCCCAACCGCGTCGCGCTGGGCCGCGACCATCCGGGGGGAGCACCGGTCGCGATCGCAACCGCGCGCATCGCCGATTTCGACCGGCTGGTGGCGAGTATCGGTCCCGGCGACGTCGCGGCACTGGTCGCGCGCATTTGCGATCGTATCGCGCTGACCACCGACGCTGCAACGCTCTACCGGATCGAGGACCGGCTGCTCGCCTGGCGCGTATTGGAGGATGCCGAGACGATCGGCGATCGCTTTGCGGCACTGCGCGCGACGATGCTGTCGCCGGTCGAGGTCGCCGGTCGCCGCATCGATGTGACGCTGGCGATGGGGTTTGCCGAGGATGAAGCGGGCGACGCGCTGCGCGCCGCAGGGAATGCGGCGCTGGCCGCGGACCAGGCGATCGCCGCGGGCGAAAGCTGGCAGGTCCATGCCGCGGGCAGCGAGGCTTCGCTCGAGCAGGAACTGTCGCTGATGAGCGAACTCGACGAAGCAATCGACCGCGGCGAGCTCGCGGTGGTCTATCAGCCCAAGCTCGACCTTGCCTGCGATCGTATCACCAGCGTCGAGGCGCTGGTGCGCTGGAACCACCCGGCGCGCGGGTTCCTGAGCCCCGATCACTTCATTCCGATGGCGGAGCGCAACGGCAGGATCGAGCGGCTGACGCTGGCAGTGGTGCACCAGACGATCGCCGATCTCGAACGCTGGGCTGCCGCCGGCCATGCCATTACCGGCGCGGTCAACCTGTCGGCAAATCTGGTCAGCGACCAAGCGTTCAACCAAGCGCTGCGCGAATTGCTGGCCGATGCCAAGGTCGATCCCGCCATGCTGACGTTCGAAATCACCGAATCCGCGGCGATGATCGATCCGGAGGGCGTCGCCCGCGCGCTGGCGGAGTTCCGTAAGCTCGGCGTGCGGATATCGATGGACGATTACGGGACGGGTCAATCGACGCTGACCTATATCAAGCAGTTGCCGCTCGACGAGCTCAAGATCGACCGCATGTTCGTCCAGTTCGCGCATCAGGATCGCGGCGATGCCGTGCTCGTGCGGTCGACGGTGGCGCTCGCGCATGAGTTGGGGATCAAGGTGGTCGCGGAAGGGATCGAGGTCGCCGAATGCCTCGCCTTCCTGCGAGCTGCAGGCTGCGACATGGCGCAAGGCTATTTCATCAGCCGCCCGTTGCCGCCGGATGCGCTGCTGGCGTTGCTGGCGTCGGGCGAGCGCCGCTGGGCAGCTTGA
- a CDS encoding ThuA domain-containing protein, which produces MYRLLALIGLLTPLSDPHLPKPTYDRVAPVLPAGLDRAVLIVSKTNGWRHIEHIPHSNSVLAEIAREQGRQSYVTENAAVFNDAQLRRFSVVVLNSASGDFLTTEQGEALTRFVARGGGIVALHAAGDDSHKAPWYVDTIIGTRFIGHPGGEDQFQAARVAVDRPDHPVMAGVKLPWLPTDEWYSFASDPEVRGMTVLASIDEASYRPGEKLAMGEHPVIWTNPRSKGRIIYSALGHMPAAYDDPNYRRILANAVRWAARSPKARRHE; this is translated from the coding sequence GTGTACAGACTGCTAGCGCTGATCGGTCTGCTCACGCCGCTGTCGGACCCTCACCTGCCGAAGCCCACCTATGACCGGGTCGCGCCGGTTCTGCCCGCCGGCCTCGACCGGGCGGTCCTGATCGTGTCGAAGACGAACGGCTGGCGACATATCGAGCACATTCCGCATTCCAATTCCGTGCTGGCCGAGATCGCGCGCGAGCAGGGCCGGCAGAGCTACGTCACCGAAAACGCCGCCGTCTTCAACGACGCGCAGTTACGCCGCTTCTCGGTCGTCGTGCTCAACAGCGCGAGCGGCGACTTCCTGACGACCGAACAGGGTGAGGCGCTTACGCGGTTCGTCGCGCGGGGCGGCGGGATCGTTGCCCTGCATGCGGCGGGCGACGACAGTCACAAGGCGCCATGGTACGTCGACACCATTATCGGAACGCGCTTCATCGGCCATCCCGGCGGCGAGGATCAGTTTCAGGCGGCACGCGTCGCAGTCGACCGGCCTGATCACCCTGTCATGGCCGGCGTGAAGCTGCCCTGGCTGCCCACGGACGAATGGTACTCCTTCGCAAGCGACCCGGAAGTGCGCGGCATGACCGTACTGGCCAGTATCGACGAGGCGAGCTACCGACCTGGCGAGAAGCTGGCGATGGGCGAACACCCGGTCATCTGGACCAATCCGCGATCAAAGGGTCGGATCATCTATTCGGCGCTGGGACACATGCCGGCGGCATATGACGATCCAAACTATCGCCGCATCCTCGCCAACGCCGTCCGCTGGGCAGCCCGCTCGCCCAAAGCACGGCGCCACGAGTGA
- a CDS encoding CocE/NonD family hydrolase, translated as MSARGAVAVLAAMLAGVPAAAQDAQAPQTDTMLNEQVAEYDWVRPQADYVRRTVMIPMRDGTKLFTVIIHRKGVTDAPILFTRTPYNADGMSSRNRSQKIEEVLPVADAEFVNDGYIRVYQDVRGMYGSEGDYVMNRPLRGPLNPTQVDHATDAYDSIDWLVKNVKESNGKVGITGSSYLGFTSLMALVDPHPALKAAVPQSPMVDGWMGDDWFHNGAFRVFGFDFGLGQTVAKGGGAVPKGTGDEYAAYLAAGSAKHYAESYGLLQLPNIRKMLEHPSYDAWWQGQAVDKQLAARKLTVPTMLVVGQWDQEDSYGAPAVYQALEPQDTNNDMVSLVIGPWRHSQVNYEARSLGPLEWEGDTGLQFRTRYMKPFLDCHLKTVAPPCDTPPVLTYATGANRWEVSQQWPAGTYTPLYLAGNFGLSWTKPAAGSDSYVSDPAKPVPMLPRPIHMQGDEWRNWLVHDQRFVDGRPDVLSYTTGVLDKPVHIKGAPKIDLRAATSGRDGDFVVKLIDVYPEENAAEPEMAGYQLGIGIEIFRGRYVHGFATPAPLKPGKTYAFEWALPNVDHVFQPGHRIMVQVQSSLFPLYDRNPQSWTPSIMEAQPDDYVKATQTIHRGGNAASAVLLPIATD; from the coding sequence ATGAGCGCGCGCGGCGCCGTGGCCGTCCTCGCTGCAATGCTGGCGGGAGTGCCGGCCGCGGCGCAAGACGCGCAGGCGCCGCAGACCGACACGATGCTCAACGAACAGGTGGCCGAATATGACTGGGTCCGCCCCCAGGCGGATTACGTGCGGCGCACCGTCATGATCCCGATGCGCGACGGCACCAAGCTGTTCACGGTCATCATCCATCGCAAGGGCGTCACCGACGCGCCGATCCTGTTCACGCGGACGCCGTACAATGCCGACGGCATGAGCAGCCGCAATCGCAGCCAGAAGATCGAGGAGGTGCTGCCGGTCGCAGACGCCGAGTTCGTCAACGACGGATATATCCGCGTCTATCAGGACGTGCGCGGGATGTACGGATCGGAAGGCGACTATGTCATGAACCGGCCGCTGCGCGGGCCGCTCAATCCCACGCAGGTCGATCACGCGACCGACGCCTACGATTCGATCGACTGGCTGGTGAAAAATGTGAAGGAGAGCAACGGCAAGGTCGGGATCACCGGTTCTTCGTATCTCGGCTTCACGTCGCTGATGGCGCTGGTCGATCCGCACCCGGCGCTCAAGGCTGCGGTGCCGCAAAGCCCGATGGTCGACGGCTGGATGGGCGACGACTGGTTCCACAATGGCGCATTCCGCGTGTTCGGGTTTGACTTCGGGTTGGGCCAGACCGTCGCCAAGGGCGGGGGCGCGGTGCCCAAGGGGACGGGCGACGAGTACGCCGCCTATCTCGCCGCCGGTTCCGCGAAACACTACGCCGAGAGCTATGGGCTGCTGCAATTGCCCAACATCCGCAAGATGCTCGAGCATCCGTCCTACGACGCGTGGTGGCAGGGGCAGGCGGTCGACAAGCAGCTCGCGGCGCGCAAGCTGACGGTGCCGACGATGCTCGTGGTCGGCCAGTGGGATCAGGAAGACAGCTATGGCGCCCCCGCCGTCTACCAGGCGCTGGAGCCGCAGGATACCAACAACGACATGGTTAGCCTGGTGATCGGGCCATGGCGGCACAGCCAGGTGAATTACGAGGCGCGTTCGCTGGGGCCGCTCGAATGGGAGGGCGATACCGGGCTGCAGTTCCGTACCCGCTATATGAAGCCGTTTCTCGACTGCCATTTGAAGACAGTGGCACCGCCCTGCGACACGCCGCCGGTCCTGACCTACGCCACCGGCGCGAACCGGTGGGAGGTGTCGCAACAATGGCCGGCGGGCACCTATACGCCGCTGTACCTGGCGGGCAATTTCGGGCTTTCGTGGACGAAGCCGGCGGCGGGCAGTGACAGCTATGTCTCCGATCCCGCCAAGCCGGTGCCGATGCTGCCGCGCCCGATCCACATGCAGGGCGACGAATGGCGCAACTGGCTGGTCCACGATCAGCGCTTCGTCGACGGTCGTCCCGACGTGCTGAGCTATACGACCGGCGTGCTCGACAAGCCGGTCCATATCAAGGGCGCGCCCAAGATCGATCTGCGGGCGGCAACCAGCGGACGCGACGGCGATTTCGTCGTCAAGCTGATCGACGTCTATCCCGAAGAGAATGCCGCCGAACCGGAAATGGCCGGGTATCAGCTCGGGATCGGCATCGAGATCTTCCGCGGACGCTATGTCCATGGCTTCGCGACGCCGGCACCGCTCAAGCCGGGCAAGACCTATGCGTTCGAATGGGCGCTGCCCAATGTCGATCATGTCTTCCAGCCGGGGCATCGGATCATGGTCCAGGTGCAGTCGAGCCTGTTCCCGCTCTACGACCGCAACCCGCAAAGCTGGACGCCGTCGATCATGGAGGCGCAGCCGGACGATTATGTAAAGGCCACCCAGACGATCCATCGGGGAGGCAATGCGGCAAGCGCCGTGCTGCTGCCGATCGCGACGGATTGA
- a CDS encoding FecR family protein, with protein MKMGLKMLCGTVLLASSSGALAQTGPWTVSEASGRVQVRDANGTRAARRGMTVSPGAMLLTDTGGRAVVVRGQEFVTVASNSRIRVPMAGEAKGFVQILQDWGNAVFRIGKQPKPHFAVQTPYLAAVVKGTTFSITVTGEGASMQVVEGAVEVETSDGGASDLVRPGAIAMVSATDRYRLTVQGSETRVIDSPARSGAPGATPPAAAPTAPAAPAASAQPSAPTLAATVPVPIALAPESMASGGDVIDTVITSEPGNLGDMTDGLVAGSVAALATAIVADEADDGKEPTPETPPATVPDPEPQPEPEPQPEPEPQPEPEPQPEPEPQPQPEPEPQPEPEPQPEPEPQPEPEPQPEPEPQPEPEPEPQPRPEPTPDPEPTPEPEPEPEPEPQPEPEPDNDHDGDGDGDGDGDGDDGDDDGPKPPKPDKDNDDDPKPPKPDKDDDDDPKPPKPDKDDDDDPKPPKPDKDDDDDPKPPKPDKDDDDDPKPPKPDKDDDDDPKPPRPDKDDDDDDPKPPKPDKDDDDDDDDDRRPPRPDRDDDDSREEGNRIAAPEMRADAVDVEADFDRVGTLGGGLSRNEEGALVKPNGVVIGGSDFGGAPEIR; from the coding sequence ATGAAGATGGGGCTGAAGATGCTGTGCGGCACGGTGCTGCTCGCCAGCAGCAGCGGCGCACTGGCGCAGACCGGACCCTGGACGGTCAGCGAGGCGAGCGGGCGCGTCCAGGTGCGCGACGCCAACGGCACCCGCGCCGCGCGCCGCGGCATGACCGTCTCGCCCGGAGCGATGCTGCTGACCGATACGGGTGGCCGGGCCGTGGTGGTGCGCGGGCAGGAATTCGTCACGGTCGCGTCGAACAGCCGCATCCGGGTGCCGATGGCAGGCGAGGCCAAGGGCTTCGTCCAGATCCTGCAAGACTGGGGCAATGCCGTGTTTCGGATCGGCAAGCAGCCCAAGCCGCATTTCGCTGTCCAGACCCCGTATCTGGCCGCCGTGGTCAAGGGCACGACCTTTTCGATCACGGTGACCGGCGAAGGCGCATCGATGCAGGTCGTCGAAGGCGCGGTGGAAGTCGAGACCAGCGACGGCGGCGCGTCCGACCTGGTCCGCCCCGGCGCGATCGCCATGGTGTCCGCAACGGATCGCTATCGCCTTACCGTCCAGGGCAGCGAGACGAGGGTGATCGATTCGCCGGCACGCTCGGGCGCCCCCGGAGCCACACCGCCGGCGGCAGCGCCGACCGCACCCGCCGCGCCGGCAGCGTCGGCCCAGCCCAGCGCTCCCACGCTTGCCGCCACAGTGCCGGTTCCAATCGCGCTTGCGCCCGAAAGCATGGCGAGCGGCGGCGACGTCATCGACACCGTGATCACCAGCGAGCCGGGCAACCTGGGCGACATGACCGATGGTCTCGTCGCCGGGAGCGTCGCGGCGCTCGCAACCGCGATCGTGGCCGATGAGGCCGATGACGGCAAGGAGCCAACTCCGGAGACGCCACCTGCGACGGTGCCGGATCCCGAACCCCAGCCTGAACCGGAACCCCAGCCCGAGCCTGAACCACAACCGGAGCCGGAACCCCAACCTGAGCCTGAGCCACAACCGCAGCCTGAGCCTGAGCCCCAGCCTGAACCGGAACCACAGCCTGAGCCTGAGCCCCAGCCTGAGCCTGAGCCACAACCGGAGCCGGAACCACAACCGGAGCCAGAGCCCGAGCCGCAGCCACGGCCGGAACCAACCCCTGATCCGGAACCAACCCCTGAGCCCGAGCCCGAGCCCGAGCCCGAACCACAACCGGAGCCAGAGCCAGATAACGACCATGACGGTGACGGTGACGGCGACGGCGACGGCGACGGCGACGATGGCGATGACGACGGTCCCAAGCCGCCGAAGCCGGACAAGGACAACGACGACGATCCCAAGCCGCCGAAGCCGGATAAGGACGACGACGACGATCCCAAGCCGCCAAAGCCGGACAAGGATGACGACGACGATCCCAAGCCGCCGAAGCCGGACAAGGACGACGACGACGATCCCAAGCCGCCAAAGCCGGACAAGGACGACGACGATGATCCCAAGCCGCCGAAGCCGGACAAGGACGACGATGATGACCCCAAGCCGCCGAGGCCGGACAAGGACGACGACGATGACGATCCCAAGCCGCCGAAGCCGGACAAGGACGACGACGACGACGATGACGACGATCGGAGGCCACCAAGGCCAGATCGGGACGACGACGATAGCCGCGAGGAGGGTAATCGTATTGCCGCGCCAGAGATGCGTGCCGATGCAGTGGACGTCGAAGCCGACTTCGATCGGGTCGGTACGCTTGGCGGGGGGTTGTCGCGCAATGAAGAGGGCGCGCTGGTCAAACCCAACGGTGTCGTGATCGGCGGGAGCGATTTCGGCGGCGCGCCCGAGATCCGGTGA
- a CDS encoding cytochrome-c peroxidase — MGAAILMLAGCGRSEGERSPVTPDAVAQRTTIDFATVADYSARNLPAYFDETVNALDHSPSSSASNDRVATLGRVLFYDLRLSTNDRASCASCHQQAFGFTDPMRFSNGISGAATTDFHAMRLGNVRYWKPGTAFWNRRAASVEAQVSQPFHSLVELGWGGAAGGFDTLIRKMGATTYYPELFGWAFGSPAITEPRIQRALAQFVRAMVSSSSRWDAGYAQVFSPTAPNRALDIDLPNFTAPENRGRHLFMTGVGQGGAGCSSCHMPPTFALAADARSNGLDAGETRVFKAPSLRSVGLTGPYMHDGRFASLAEVIDLYSDGVQEGPALDPRLRQGRMPQRLKLNAADRAALVAFLMTLNDGDLTTDDRFGDPFRR, encoded by the coding sequence TTGGGCGCTGCGATACTGATGCTGGCGGGGTGCGGACGTTCCGAAGGGGAGCGATCCCCGGTCACTCCGGACGCTGTCGCACAGCGCACGACCATCGATTTCGCAACCGTCGCCGATTACTCCGCGCGCAACCTTCCTGCCTATTTCGACGAGACGGTGAACGCGCTCGATCATAGCCCGTCTTCGAGCGCGAGCAACGATCGGGTGGCGACGCTCGGCCGGGTATTGTTCTACGACTTGCGGCTCAGCACCAACGACAGGGCGTCGTGCGCTTCCTGTCATCAGCAGGCGTTCGGCTTTACCGATCCGATGCGCTTCAGCAATGGCATCAGCGGGGCTGCCACTACCGATTTCCACGCGATGCGACTGGGCAATGTCCGGTACTGGAAGCCTGGGACGGCGTTCTGGAACCGGCGTGCCGCCAGCGTGGAAGCGCAGGTGAGCCAACCGTTTCACAGCCTCGTCGAACTGGGTTGGGGCGGCGCGGCGGGCGGTTTCGACACGCTGATCCGCAAGATGGGCGCGACGACCTATTATCCGGAGCTATTCGGCTGGGCTTTCGGCAGCCCTGCGATCACCGAGCCGAGGATCCAGCGGGCGCTGGCTCAGTTCGTGCGCGCGATGGTGTCGAGCTCGAGCCGGTGGGACGCGGGCTATGCGCAGGTCTTTTCGCCCACCGCACCCAACCGTGCGCTCGATATCGACCTGCCCAACTTCACCGCGCCGGAAAATCGCGGCCGACATCTGTTCATGACGGGCGTCGGGCAGGGCGGCGCCGGTTGCTCGTCGTGCCACATGCCGCCGACTTTCGCTCTGGCTGCCGACGCGCGGAGCAACGGCCTGGATGCCGGCGAGACGCGCGTGTTCAAGGCGCCGTCGCTGCGCAGCGTCGGCCTGACCGGGCCCTATATGCACGACGGCCGCTTCGCGAGCCTCGCGGAAGTGATCGACTTGTATAGCGATGGTGTTCAGGAAGGCCCGGCGCTTGACCCCCGGCTGCGACAGGGTCGCATGCCTCAGCGCCTGAAGCTGAACGCGGCGGATCGTGCCGCGTTGGTGGCTTTCCTCATGACGCTGAACGATGGCGACCTTACGACCGACGATCGGTTCGGCGATCCGTTCCGGCGGTAA
- a CDS encoding M48 family metallopeptidase, with amino-acid sequence MMLSALGVIGAILMAGAAPQSKTRTAPPPPPFQGVYQPQGVDEIGLWKVDDENESKLSNSRAVIHDEALTAYVKNVLCSAVGNDRCNSVRVYIVREPSFNATMSPNGTMRVFSGLLLRVRSEAELAAVLGHEFGHFERRHTLERFKAQRRGTDLLSWAAVLSSFNNNPYARRSFDDLELSVYGSLLRFNRDNEREADLVGLGYLNVSALRPQAAARVWQNLMAETEASAVAKGMKRPRFDRVAYFASHPPEGERAAYLGALALPEAADRPDGADRYRQAMGPWTPVFLKDQIGLNDFGGSEYLINSLASDGWTSTLWFHRGELFRARGGQRDLVHAADFYSQAIALDPLYADAYRGLGLAMIKTARPTEGRAALARYLELKPEADDRAMIELTTASLN; translated from the coding sequence ATGATGCTCTCCGCATTGGGTGTAATCGGCGCGATACTGATGGCCGGCGCCGCGCCGCAGTCGAAGACGCGGACCGCCCCGCCGCCGCCGCCGTTCCAAGGCGTCTATCAGCCGCAGGGCGTAGATGAGATAGGCCTGTGGAAGGTAGACGACGAGAACGAAAGTAAGCTCTCCAATTCCCGGGCCGTCATCCACGACGAGGCGCTGACCGCATACGTGAAGAACGTGCTCTGCTCCGCCGTCGGAAACGACCGATGCAACAGCGTGCGCGTTTATATCGTCCGCGAACCCAGCTTCAACGCCACGATGTCGCCGAACGGCACGATGCGCGTATTCAGCGGTCTTCTTCTGCGAGTGCGGAGCGAGGCCGAACTCGCGGCGGTGCTCGGACACGAGTTCGGCCACTTCGAACGGCGCCACACGCTCGAGCGTTTCAAGGCGCAACGGCGGGGAACCGATCTCCTGAGCTGGGCCGCCGTTCTCTCCTCCTTTAATAACAACCCCTACGCGCGGCGCTCGTTCGACGATCTCGAGCTCTCAGTTTACGGATCGCTCCTTCGCTTCAACCGCGACAATGAGCGGGAGGCCGATCTCGTCGGTCTAGGCTATCTCAACGTTAGCGCGCTCCGCCCCCAGGCGGCCGCACGGGTCTGGCAAAACCTCATGGCCGAAACCGAGGCTTCCGCCGTCGCCAAGGGCATGAAACGTCCTCGATTCGACCGCGTGGCGTATTTCGCCAGCCATCCGCCTGAAGGGGAGCGCGCGGCGTACCTCGGTGCCCTGGCGCTGCCCGAGGCGGCGGATCGGCCGGATGGCGCGGATCGATACCGTCAGGCGATGGGGCCATGGACCCCGGTTTTCCTGAAGGACCAGATCGGACTGAACGACTTCGGCGGATCCGAATACCTGATAAACTCGCTGGCGTCCGACGGATGGACATCGACGCTGTGGTTCCATCGCGGCGAACTCTTCCGCGCGCGCGGTGGCCAGCGCGACCTGGTGCACGCCGCCGACTTCTACTCGCAGGCGATCGCGCTCGATCCGCTTTATGCCGACGCCTATCGAGGCCTCGGCCTTGCGATGATCAAGACGGCGCGGCCAACCGAAGGCCGCGCGGCTCTTGCCCGCTACCTTGAACTCAAGCCCGAAGCGGACGATCGAGCAATGATCGAACTGACGACGGCATCATTGAACTGA